One genomic region from Nitrospira sp. encodes:
- a CDS encoding VanZ family protein: MSLISSRASMLWYAWSIVILLVGVLPLRNFVGHAHWQYIRWVPTPDQLSSPAILLDLGIDAVANIFLFIPFGLLGSLHGSADKRISPRLVMLLAFTLSFGIEYYQVYCHNRSTSLLDLLDNVLGAYIGMKLGESSLRRTAGAAEPAS; encoded by the coding sequence GTGTCGCTGATCTCTTCTCGCGCATCGATGCTGTGGTATGCCTGGAGCATCGTCATCCTGCTCGTCGGCGTCCTTCCCCTGCGTAATTTCGTCGGTCATGCGCACTGGCAATACATTCGCTGGGTCCCGACCCCGGATCAATTGAGTTCCCCCGCGATCCTGTTGGATCTGGGCATCGATGCCGTCGCCAACATCTTCTTGTTTATCCCCTTCGGCCTCCTGGGAAGCCTGCATGGCAGCGCGGACAAACGTATCTCGCCTCGCCTGGTCATGCTCCTGGCCTTCACCCTGTCATTCGGGATCGAGTACTACCAGGTCTATTGTCACAACCGGAGCACGTCGCTCCTCGATTTACTAGACAATGTCCTGGGCGCCTACATCGGCATGAAGCTGGGCGAGTCCTCGTTGCGAAGAACGGCGGGAGCGGCGGAACCTGCGTCATAA
- a CDS encoding response regulator, whose product MATIMVIDDEPSIRGLLREVLERSGHKVVEAKDGREALDLYQKHKADLLIMDLLMPEVDGLEATLQLTREYMDTKIIAMTGAQGDRNFLDIARLFGAHRTFEKPFDLKDMLSAVEAELAQK is encoded by the coding sequence ATGGCGACCATCATGGTGATCGACGACGAACCTTCCATCCGCGGCCTCCTGCGCGAGGTCCTGGAACGATCAGGACACAAAGTCGTCGAGGCGAAGGATGGGCGCGAAGCGTTGGATCTCTATCAGAAGCACAAGGCCGATCTACTGATCATGGACTTGTTGATGCCGGAAGTGGACGGACTGGAAGCCACGCTGCAACTCACCCGCGAATATATGGACACCAAAATCATCGCCATGACCGGCGCGCAGGGAGATCGTAACTTCTTAGATATCGCGCGGTTGTTCGGTGCCCATCGGACCTTTGAAAAACCGTTCGATCTCAAGGACATGCTGAGCGCGGTCGAAGCCGAACTGGCTCAGAAGTAG
- a CDS encoding efflux RND transporter permease subunit, which translates to MSYLLTFSLRYRFFTLVAIAVVMASGLWSFAHLTIDAVPDLTPVQVQILTRAPALGPVEVEQFVTFPIEASLNGLPALRELRSISRYGLSAVTAIFDDRTDIYRARQFVTERLTQAMERIPAEYGRPVMGPLTTGLGEVYQFTLKGEGYSPMVLRTWLQWDIGMKLRAVPGVVEVNIWGGEPQQFQVIVDPSKLLSFKLSLKQVFDALQRNNAIAGGGYIEHQREQLLIRGEALATTVADLAQIVVAHGPGGVPIYIADLAEVKEGSALRIGAATAMGEGETVIGMVQMLAGENAQDVVTRVKARVQDIQATLPAGVTIEPYYDRTIFVSKVMQTVRNNLLEGGLLVIAVLFLFLGDLRAGLIVASAIPLAMLIAFIGMMQAGLSGNLMSLGAIDFGLLVDGSVVMIDNILRRLADKPTPTREARLTEVLAAGREVLRPMTLAVTIIILVYVPILALTGIEGKMFRPMAITVIMALTGSLLLAVTVTPLLSFWFVRAQPAQDATILIRGLRRIYAPWLQRAVARPVWPLSIAVGLFAVSLLAGSRLGLEFVPRLEEGDLAVQVWRLPSISLSESVATALEIERVLRRFPEVTRVVTRTGSPEVATDVMGVEMSDVFVILKPQREWVTAQSRDELIETMKRHITEQVPGVGLGFTQPIEMRFNELIAGVRSDLAVKIFGPDLDILKQQAERAARALQNVPGAADVKVEQVAGLPLLRVIVDRAEIARYGLTAEEVLTIIQSARVGTIVGTVVQGSRRFELVVRLAERVSRDPAALGSLLIPTMHGELVPLSRVTNILVDSGPAQVSREHVQRRIVVEANIRGRDLGGFVTEAQRTVGQAVTLPPGYELVWGGQYEHLQDATRRLTMVVPVTVLLILGMLSVIFGALRPALLIFLNVPLALSGGILALWLRGLPLSISAIIGFIALFGIAVLNAVVLVSHIRFLEAQGAPADHAVIHGATDRLRPVLMTALVASLGFLPMAMATGMGAEIQRPLATVVIGGLLTSTALTLLVIPALYCLLAARTGRKAGDLALPGSDRRRGP; encoded by the coding sequence ATGAGTTACTTGCTGACGTTTTCTCTCCGCTATCGTTTCTTTACACTCGTGGCCATCGCGGTGGTAATGGCCTCGGGCCTTTGGTCGTTCGCCCATCTCACGATCGATGCGGTCCCCGACCTGACCCCGGTGCAAGTACAAATTCTCACGCGCGCTCCGGCACTGGGTCCCGTCGAGGTGGAGCAATTCGTCACGTTTCCGATCGAAGCTTCCTTGAACGGTCTACCGGCCCTGCGCGAGTTGCGATCCATTTCCCGGTATGGCCTCTCCGCCGTCACGGCCATCTTCGACGATCGGACCGACATCTACCGAGCCAGGCAGTTCGTCACCGAACGTCTGACCCAGGCCATGGAACGCATCCCGGCCGAATACGGCCGGCCGGTCATGGGACCGCTTACGACCGGATTGGGCGAGGTGTACCAATTCACGCTGAAAGGCGAAGGCTACAGCCCGATGGTCCTGAGAACGTGGCTCCAATGGGACATCGGCATGAAATTGCGCGCCGTGCCCGGCGTGGTCGAGGTCAACATCTGGGGAGGCGAACCGCAGCAGTTCCAGGTCATCGTCGATCCATCGAAATTATTGTCGTTCAAATTGTCGCTGAAGCAGGTGTTCGACGCCTTGCAACGCAACAACGCCATCGCCGGCGGCGGATATATCGAACACCAGCGTGAACAATTGTTGATTCGCGGCGAAGCGCTGGCCACCACCGTCGCGGATCTGGCTCAGATCGTGGTGGCCCATGGGCCGGGCGGCGTGCCCATTTACATCGCTGACCTGGCCGAAGTGAAAGAGGGATCGGCGCTCAGGATCGGAGCCGCCACGGCCATGGGTGAAGGCGAAACCGTGATCGGCATGGTGCAGATGCTCGCCGGGGAGAATGCCCAGGACGTGGTCACTCGCGTGAAGGCACGGGTCCAAGACATTCAAGCCACGCTGCCAGCCGGCGTGACCATCGAGCCCTACTACGATCGTACGATCTTCGTCTCGAAGGTCATGCAGACTGTCCGCAACAACCTGCTGGAGGGCGGCCTGCTCGTCATCGCCGTCCTCTTTCTGTTTCTGGGCGATCTCCGCGCCGGGCTCATCGTGGCCTCGGCCATTCCCCTCGCCATGTTGATTGCCTTCATCGGCATGATGCAGGCTGGTCTTTCCGGCAACCTCATGAGCCTGGGCGCGATCGACTTCGGCCTTTTGGTCGATGGCTCCGTCGTGATGATCGACAACATTCTCCGGCGATTGGCCGACAAACCAACACCGACTCGCGAGGCACGGTTGACCGAAGTCCTGGCCGCAGGACGTGAAGTGCTGCGCCCCATGACACTGGCCGTGACGATCATCATTTTGGTGTACGTCCCGATTCTGGCGCTGACCGGTATCGAAGGCAAGATGTTCCGCCCGATGGCCATCACGGTCATCATGGCCTTGACCGGCTCGCTCCTTCTCGCTGTCACGGTCACCCCCCTGTTGTCCTTTTGGTTTGTGCGGGCACAACCAGCCCAGGATGCGACCATTCTGATTCGCGGCCTGAGACGGATCTATGCGCCGTGGCTTCAACGGGCTGTGGCCCGTCCCGTCTGGCCCCTGTCGATCGCGGTGGGGCTCTTCGCCGTCAGCTTGTTGGCGGGCAGCAGACTAGGCCTCGAATTTGTGCCGCGACTAGAGGAAGGGGACCTGGCAGTGCAGGTGTGGCGTCTCCCGAGCATTTCCTTGAGTGAATCCGTCGCCACCGCGTTGGAGATTGAACGGGTCTTGAGGCGCTTTCCGGAAGTCACGCGGGTCGTCACACGCACAGGCAGCCCGGAGGTGGCCACGGACGTCATGGGCGTCGAGATGTCGGATGTCTTCGTCATCTTGAAGCCCCAGCGGGAATGGGTCACGGCACAGAGCCGCGACGAATTGATCGAGACGATGAAACGACACATCACCGAGCAGGTCCCGGGGGTCGGCCTCGGATTTACGCAACCCATCGAAATGCGATTCAACGAATTGATCGCCGGGGTACGGTCGGATCTGGCCGTCAAAATCTTCGGACCCGATCTCGACATCTTGAAACAGCAGGCCGAACGAGCGGCACGAGCGCTGCAAAATGTGCCGGGTGCGGCCGACGTCAAGGTCGAGCAGGTCGCCGGGTTGCCCTTGCTGCGCGTCATCGTCGATCGCGCGGAGATCGCACGGTATGGGCTCACGGCTGAAGAGGTCCTTACGATTATTCAATCGGCCAGAGTCGGGACGATCGTGGGCACTGTCGTGCAGGGTTCTCGGCGATTTGAATTGGTCGTGCGGCTGGCGGAACGGGTCTCGCGCGACCCGGCTGCCCTGGGGAGCCTGTTGATCCCAACCATGCACGGGGAACTCGTGCCGCTCTCGCGTGTGACCAACATCCTCGTCGACTCAGGGCCGGCACAGGTCAGTCGCGAGCACGTGCAGCGACGGATCGTGGTCGAGGCGAACATCCGCGGGCGCGATCTCGGCGGGTTTGTGACTGAAGCCCAGCGGACGGTAGGCCAGGCGGTCACCTTGCCTCCCGGCTATGAACTGGTCTGGGGCGGGCAATATGAACACCTCCAGGATGCCACGCGACGATTGACCATGGTCGTACCGGTCACGGTGCTGTTGATTCTCGGAATGCTGTCGGTGATTTTCGGCGCGCTGCGGCCCGCCCTGTTGATCTTCCTGAATGTGCCGCTTGCCTTGTCGGGCGGGATCCTGGCTCTATGGCTGCGAGGGTTGCCGCTCAGCATCTCCGCCATTATCGGGTTTATCGCCCTATTCGGTATCGCGGTCCTCAACGCCGTTGTCCTGGTCAGCCATATCCGTTTCCTGGAAGCGCAGGGTGCTCCCGCGGATCACGCCGTCATCCATGGCGCGACGGATCGTCTACGGCCCGTGTTGATGACGGCGCTGGTCGCCAGTCTCGGGTTCCTGCCCATGGCCATGGCCACCGGGATGGGGGCGGAAATCCAGCGGCCGTTGGCCACGGTCGTGATCGGCGGCCTGCTGACCTCCACCGCCCTGACCTTGCTCGTCATTCCAGCGCTGTATTGTTTGTTGGCGGCACGAACCGGCCGGAAGGCAGGAGACCTCGCATTGCCCGGCTCCGACCGCAGGCGTGGCCCCTAA
- a CDS encoding efflux RND transporter periplasmic adaptor subunit, producing MTRRLTTMGLVPALLWLLSGCGDQGTQPPQTGSPGPAPEATGRPGTIHPPPAVQARLRSQTAALHAVPELITAPGEVALDLKHVAKITSRIGGQVERIHVQLGDRVKKGQALVAIGSLQLDQLIEEYLVGKAQADVAENSFRRTEKLRADDIVTERKLIEDKGLYLETQARFQHIREKLTNMGVSTAELDRGQHEDRHLYTLTAPISGTVDSQNAVRGQGVAPGDELFEVVDTSRVWVFANLPIEQARRFKEGDSGTIAPKGGDAIVAPLTYLSPVADETTRTIRVRFEVANLTGQLKPREYVDVTLGWSGPPVVTVPVTAVTTIDKTRGLFLETEGGYVFVPIEAGREGGGLLEIRRGVKEGDRIVTEGVFDLKNVLLKEHIGSGE from the coding sequence ATGACCAGACGACTGACCACGATGGGCCTGGTGCCCGCACTGTTGTGGCTCCTCTCGGGTTGCGGCGACCAGGGAACGCAGCCGCCACAGACGGGATCGCCCGGCCCTGCACCGGAGGCAACCGGTCGCCCCGGCACAATTCATCCACCGCCCGCAGTCCAGGCGCGTCTCCGTAGTCAAACTGCTGCCCTCCACGCCGTGCCGGAACTGATCACGGCTCCCGGCGAGGTCGCCCTTGACCTCAAACACGTAGCCAAAATCACGTCCCGCATCGGAGGACAGGTTGAACGCATCCATGTCCAGTTGGGAGATCGAGTGAAGAAAGGACAGGCGCTGGTGGCGATCGGCAGCCTGCAGCTCGATCAATTGATCGAGGAGTATCTGGTCGGGAAAGCGCAAGCCGATGTGGCGGAGAACAGCTTTCGCCGGACGGAAAAACTGCGCGCGGACGACATCGTCACGGAACGGAAATTGATCGAAGACAAGGGCCTCTATCTCGAAACGCAGGCACGGTTCCAACACATCCGAGAAAAACTGACCAACATGGGAGTCTCCACCGCGGAACTCGACCGGGGACAACACGAAGACCGGCACCTCTATACCCTCACCGCTCCGATCTCAGGAACTGTGGACAGCCAGAACGCCGTGCGTGGACAGGGAGTCGCCCCCGGTGACGAGTTGTTTGAAGTGGTGGATACCAGTCGCGTCTGGGTCTTTGCCAACCTGCCCATCGAGCAGGCTCGCCGATTCAAGGAAGGCGATTCCGGCACGATTGCGCCGAAGGGCGGCGACGCGATCGTGGCGCCGCTCACCTATTTGTCGCCCGTGGCGGATGAGACCACCCGCACGATTCGCGTCCGTTTTGAAGTGGCCAATCTCACAGGGCAGTTGAAGCCACGCGAGTATGTCGACGTCACACTCGGCTGGTCAGGCCCCCCGGTCGTGACCGTTCCCGTCACCGCCGTCACCACCATCGATAAAACCCGTGGGCTGTTTCTCGAAACTGAAGGCGGCTATGTCTTCGTGCCCATCGAGGCCGGTCGTGAAGGCGGCGGATTATTGGAAATCCGGCGAGGCGTGAAGGAAGGCGACCGTATCGTGACCGAGGGCGTGTTCGATCTGAAAAATGTGCTGCTGAAGGAACACATCGGATCGGGCGAATGA
- a CDS encoding TolC family protein: MITRVVLSIVMMAATGFCLPDRTVWGGERVQLDYSLPDIIALAIRHNPTLAGAEGWVKESQGQQIAAGAYPNPSLTGIAGRGAIRDPSTGTHVTERTFTVEQPLEWTGKRQARQEAADAGVAGANAALEETRLTLLADVQIAFYQLLFGQRDVELAAQNVTNVEEVSRTVQARVAAGEATSFDSLKAGVEVQKAKKEVARANSALLVAKARLNTLTAGTLGKDFSVRGDFHKPKQEWNTDSLAGQALEQHPAVRRLSKLAEQADHTLRFEREARVPNVSVIGSYHREAGDESLTAGLAVPLPLWYRRQGEIQSALGAKHRADAERVRAQQELEQAITQHAQEVRTAQEQLSVFETGLLKQAEQTLALARTSFRHGAASLLDVLDAQRVYRQTQLEYAQVRADLSIAMARLERALGTSP; encoded by the coding sequence ATGATCACTCGCGTGGTTCTTTCCATCGTTATGATGGCCGCCACCGGATTCTGTCTGCCGGACCGGACGGTCTGGGGAGGTGAACGCGTCCAACTCGACTATTCCCTACCCGACATCATCGCCTTGGCCATCCGGCACAATCCCACGTTAGCCGGCGCCGAAGGATGGGTCAAAGAAAGCCAAGGTCAACAGATCGCTGCCGGCGCCTATCCCAATCCATCCCTGACCGGTATTGCCGGGCGCGGCGCAATTCGTGATCCAAGCACCGGCACCCATGTGACTGAGCGGACGTTCACCGTGGAACAACCGTTGGAATGGACAGGAAAGCGCCAAGCCAGACAGGAGGCCGCCGACGCCGGAGTGGCCGGAGCGAACGCCGCCTTGGAGGAGACCCGCCTCACGTTGCTTGCCGATGTACAGATCGCGTTTTATCAGCTCCTATTTGGTCAGCGCGATGTCGAACTGGCCGCCCAGAATGTCACGAACGTGGAGGAAGTCTCTCGCACGGTTCAGGCACGTGTGGCGGCAGGCGAAGCAACGTCCTTCGACAGCCTGAAGGCCGGCGTGGAGGTGCAGAAAGCCAAAAAAGAAGTGGCCCGGGCGAACAGCGCCCTGCTGGTGGCGAAGGCGCGGCTCAATACTCTCACCGCCGGCACGCTGGGCAAGGACTTTTCCGTGCGCGGCGACTTTCACAAGCCGAAGCAGGAATGGAATACCGACAGCTTGGCGGGACAGGCGCTAGAACAACACCCGGCCGTCCGACGCCTGAGCAAACTGGCCGAGCAGGCCGACCATACGCTGCGCTTTGAGCGCGAGGCCCGCGTGCCCAATGTGAGCGTGATCGGAAGTTATCACCGGGAAGCGGGAGATGAATCTCTCACCGCCGGCCTGGCCGTCCCCCTGCCGCTCTGGTATCGGCGCCAGGGCGAAATTCAATCCGCCCTGGGGGCCAAACATCGGGCCGACGCGGAGCGAGTGCGCGCGCAACAGGAATTGGAGCAGGCCATCACGCAACATGCCCAGGAGGTGCGTACCGCACAGGAGCAACTGTCTGTATTTGAAACCGGGTTGCTGAAACAGGCCGAGCAGACACTGGCACTGGCACGAACGAGTTTCCGGCATGGCGCAGCCAGTCTTCTGGATGTCCTCGATGCGCAACGGGTGTATCGGCAGACTCAGCTCGAATATGCACAGGTACGAGCCGACCTCTCCATCGCCATGGCTCGCTTGGAGCGCGCGCTGGGAACCTCGCCATGA
- a CDS encoding NADH-quinone oxidoreductase subunit L: MDGLFPLITIFAPLLGTLLIALFHRELGERSARIGIAALWCSALTSLVTLALVLYGDPIRLTILGASSGAFAYTILIDRLAGVMMVLISLVSLIIHVYSERYMVGDAGYIRFFAFLGALTSVLLSLVSSGNLLWMFVCWHLVTWLLASLLVCNPESRAAREAGRMTFWVQGLGDAAFLLALLALYGATGTLDLTELFARLQASPVTLALWPGVQTDWDVALIATLLLLLSVMTKSAQFPFHLWLIGTIEAPTPVSALMHAGIVNAGGFLVNRLAPLFGLAPTTLHLMFVIGCVTALIGATAMLTQTSVKRRLVYSTMGQMGYMVMECGLGAFALAVFHLCAHGLFKATLFLNSGSVIHKARTEFKLPPAAQADDAHSFSPMTWTTGLVATLVLPLVILLVVHGVVSIPLQDAQGAVIFLFFGWVTTSQAMFTLYRLHTGASWTVSLTMLGALAVIGLTYLWAGEAFTHFLYPAHDAAASFVRAAEWNRSLFDAVVGLVVVLILAAWGMILGKAKGVKMLMPTWMDQLRARAYVMFLNGLYVEDLVRTIGRAAFRR; this comes from the coding sequence ATGGACGGTCTGTTTCCCCTCATCACGATCTTTGCGCCCCTCCTGGGCACATTGTTGATTGCCCTGTTCCACCGCGAGTTGGGTGAACGCAGCGCGCGCATCGGTATCGCGGCGCTCTGGTGCTCGGCATTGACCTCGCTGGTGACTCTCGCGCTGGTGCTGTATGGAGATCCGATCCGCCTGACGATTCTGGGCGCGTCTTCGGGAGCCTTCGCCTACACCATTCTTATCGATCGCCTGGCCGGGGTGATGATGGTGCTCATCAGCCTCGTGAGCCTGATCATCCACGTGTACTCCGAACGGTACATGGTGGGCGACGCGGGCTACATCCGGTTTTTTGCTTTTCTCGGCGCCCTCACCTCCGTGCTGCTGAGTCTGGTCAGCAGCGGGAATCTGCTCTGGATGTTTGTCTGTTGGCATTTGGTGACCTGGCTGTTGGCGTCGTTGTTAGTCTGCAATCCGGAAAGTCGTGCGGCCAGGGAGGCCGGGCGCATGACCTTTTGGGTCCAGGGGCTCGGCGATGCCGCCTTCCTGCTGGCTCTGTTGGCGCTCTACGGTGCCACCGGGACCCTGGATCTCACGGAGCTCTTTGCCCGTTTGCAGGCGAGTCCGGTTACCCTGGCCCTCTGGCCCGGTGTGCAGACCGATTGGGATGTCGCGCTGATTGCGACCCTCCTGCTGCTGTTGTCGGTCATGACGAAGTCGGCGCAGTTCCCATTTCATTTGTGGCTGATCGGCACGATCGAGGCGCCCACGCCGGTGTCGGCGTTGATGCACGCGGGCATCGTGAACGCCGGCGGGTTTCTGGTCAACCGCCTGGCCCCATTGTTCGGGTTGGCGCCGACGACCCTCCATTTGATGTTCGTGATCGGCTGCGTGACGGCCTTGATCGGCGCCACCGCGATGTTGACGCAAACCAGCGTGAAGCGCCGGCTCGTCTACTCGACGATGGGACAGATGGGCTACATGGTCATGGAATGCGGATTAGGCGCCTTTGCCCTGGCGGTGTTCCATCTCTGTGCCCACGGTCTGTTCAAAGCGACGTTGTTTCTCAATTCCGGGTCGGTCATCCACAAGGCGAGGACAGAGTTCAAATTGCCGCCTGCGGCCCAAGCGGATGACGCCCATAGTTTTTCCCCCATGACCTGGACAACCGGTTTGGTGGCGACCTTGGTGCTGCCGTTGGTGATCCTGCTGGTCGTCCATGGGGTCGTCAGTATTCCGCTGCAGGATGCGCAGGGAGCCGTGATCTTCCTGTTCTTCGGGTGGGTGACGACATCGCAGGCGATGTTTACGCTCTACCGATTGCACACCGGAGCCTCGTGGACCGTCTCATTGACCATGCTGGGGGCATTGGCCGTTATCGGCCTCACGTACCTCTGGGCTGGAGAGGCGTTTACGCATTTTCTGTATCCCGCCCACGATGCCGCCGCGAGTTTTGTCCGGGCCGCTGAATGGAACCGTTCATTGTTCGACGCCGTGGTGGGCCTGGTCGTCGTCTTGATTCTCGCCGCCTGGGGCATGATCCTCGGGAAGGCCAAGGGCGTGAAAATGTTGATGCCGACCTGGATGGACCAATTGCGGGCCCGAGCGTATGTGATGTTTCTGAACGGCCTCTATGTCGAAGATCTGGTTCGCACGATCGGTCGAGCCGCGTTCCGCCGGTAG